Proteins from one Nicotiana tabacum cultivar K326 chromosome 23, ASM71507v2, whole genome shotgun sequence genomic window:
- the LOC142177361 gene encoding uncharacterized protein LOC142177361: MQAAGDAVASTGVRVTQYSILSNMNVVTWNVRGLNKTYKHKELRIAIKENKMGLLTVLEHRIKECKAEKIIKKIVPGWEWVSNYGNNTTGRFWILWNPHVICFTLLEMDPQFIHGQIKVHEANLAFSFIAIYGLHTIQDMRSLWRKLKELEGIQHGPWIAMGDFNAIINEEDRQHGSQVQDIETMDFRDFLTESAMIELQTYGREYTWTNNHTYSRIDRAIVNAAWMNGMPVSQVQIMEPQFSDHSPLKIKFDQYTGGKTKPFRFFNCIAEHQDFLPLIEDCWKLPTPETYMRRVWNKLKSVKQRLKTLNT, encoded by the coding sequence ATGCAAGCGGCAGGGGATGCGGTAGCTTCAACAGGGGTGAGGGTGACCCAATATTCCATTCTGTCTAACATGAATGTTGTGACATGGAATGTGAGAGGGCTTAATAAGACCTATAAGCATAAGGAGTTAAGAATAGCAATTAAGGAGAATAAAATGGGACTATTAACTGTATTAGAACATAGAATAAAGGAATGCAAGGCAGAAAAGATTATAAAGAAGATAGTTCCAGGTTGGGAATGGGTTTCTAATTATGGCAATAATACTACAGGTAGATTTTGGATACTATGGAACCCACATGTCATTTGCTTTACTTTACTAGAGATGGACCCTCAATTTATACATGGACAGATTAAAGTACATGAAGCTAATCTGGCATTTAGCTTCATCGCAATTTATGGGTTGCACACTATACAAGATATGAGGAGTTTATGGAGAAAGCTCAAGGAATTAGAGGGAATACAACATGGTCCTTGGATTGCAATGGGAGATTTTAATGCTATCATAAATGAAGAGGATAGGCAACATGGTTCACAGGTTCAAGACATTGAAACCATGGACTTCAGAGACTTCTTGACAGAATCTGCAATGATAGAGCTGCAGACTTATGGTAGAGAATACACATGGACTAACAATCATACATATAGTAGAATTGATAGGGCCATTGTAAATGCGGCCTGGATGAATGGAATGCCTGTAAGTCAAGTGCAGATTATGGAGCCACAGTTCTCTGATCACTCTCCCTTGAAGATTAAATTTGATCAATACACAGGGGGAAAAACCAAGCCGTTTAGATTTTTTAATTGTATAGCTGAACATCAAGACTTTttacctttaattgaggattgtTGGAAGCTACCTACTCCTGAAACATATATGAGAAGAGTATGGAATAAATTGAAGAGTGTTAAGCAGAGGTTGAAAACACTGAACACATAG